TGTAGTAATCCAATAATGCAAGCTAGTTTGATATATTGCAAGAGGTGGTTAGAAACCTACCATTGAGGATGAAGATGAGGGAAGTTGCCACGAGGAgcgaaagaagaaaaattaaaatataaagataaaaatagagacaacaacaataataattatataatacttataattaattaatattacactacaacaaatattaaatttagggacaaaatatttagagattattttaatttcgttccaaaatattatttttagggacgaaagtttaattttatccctaataagttaagatttatttttaaggatattttcaATGTCGtcgtaaaattataattttagggaCAATTTAATTGTTGtcctaaaatgattattttagggagacaaaatcttaatttcgtccctaaaaatataagatttatttttacggacaatttcaatttagtcctagaatgttatttttaggaaaaattttatttttgtcccacaatgataattttagagggacaaaattaaaattttgtcctcaaaaatgtaagatttatttttaaagacaattttaattttgttctagAATGCTACTTTTAggaataaaatcttaatttcatcccaaaaaatgtaagatttattttaatggacaattttaattttcccctaaaatgttatttttaaagaccattttatttttgtctcagaatgataattttaggggacgaaattaaaattttactcttttcatatatttgtcacatttatttattcaattcaaattaacaaTTCACTATCAACTCATGAGAAACAATTCACCACAAAGCAAACCCCATAATTCATTACAAAAATAGtgaatataaatcaaaacaaaaatttttgtcctTGATTTCCAATACAATCAGgaactaaattttttatctttgattcatAACATAATTAAGGACATAAAAAATTGTCTCCAACTCACCATTTAATCAAGggcaaaaaaatttatctctaatttattatacaatcaaggacaaaaaaaattatcttcaatTTGCTACACAATTAAGGACAAAAAATGTTGTCTctaattaatatacaattaaagacaaaaaattttgtctctgATTCATTACATATTCAAGGACGACAAATATTGTTCCTGATTCATTACACATTCAAAGACgaaaaaaattatctctaattcaatgTATAATCAAGGGTGAAAAAGTTTGTCCccaattcattatatatttaaggatgaaaaaaattattctccATTCATTGTGTAATTAGAGACGAAAAATTATATCCCTAAATGTAAACTTTTTAGgacaaaataaagttattttatagacaaaatattttatcctaaaatgtATATCTTTTTATGACGAAACAGTATTTCGCCataataactaattattaatgacaatcttattttttataggCATTACCAATTATTAACACGTCTTTTTTTACGATTTGATCTTTCATTCCAAATAACCttttaagacaaaattttaacttttggggacaaaaattttcatccttaaattaaatatttattgtagtGTTCGTCTAGGGTTTTCtatgtaatttcaataaaatttaatcacatatgTATTAACTTTTTAGGAtagtttcataatttattaaaagggacaaacaaataattatagtgaaattaaatagtttttattaaaaatggattttttaaactaaagggaTGACacttgtcattttatcaaaattaggaTGGGAAATTTAGTTGGCCaaaagaaaataggaaaaacatTATCATTGACTGTCGCATATGTTAGACAATATTTGGAAGGATTCAACCTAACTAATTttgttagatataaatatataatattatattattcactGATGTTGATGTAGAATATGCACCAAGCATAGCAACTACAagttaaatttcttaaatattccTGTGGAACTTCTAGTGGGGTTATTTTCATGGGGCTGGTAGTGCATACTaagaaataaattgaaattaacaaGTCTTGATTATTGTGGATTGATTGAAAAGTTTTAGATTTCTGGATTATATAACTAGATGAAGTACGTAATTGAGAATGAACCTCGGGTGGTCCTAGTCACATTATTGAACACCCGGTTACAATCAAACCTCAGACTTTATGAGAAGTTTTGTATTCGaaactcattaattttatatcaaaatcaaactattgaattattaaatacaTTAGATTGCCTTTAAGAGAAATTAAGTTGATTACAGCTCCCTTTGATATTGAAAGTACAAGAGTCTATTTAAGTCATCGTTGCAATCTCCTTCCAACTCTAAGGTAATGTCGAGATgtagttaagtttttttttttttttttgatgatacAAAACCCCATTCAAGTTTATCATTTCATATTAAGGTATCAAAGTGGGCAAGTAAACCTCGGATCAAGAGTCATGTTTTATTATGATATCAATGGGTCTCGAACAATTGCCCtctcttaaatttataaaagaattcTACAATTCATATCTATCAAAGTACCCCTTGACGCATGATGTGATTAAGTTATTGTTGTATTGTGAGAATGACTTTCTAAAATCAGgtatatgtatatttaagtGACagtaaataaatagaaaaggGTCATTGTCATCGAccatataaatgttaaattaatgtattatattaaacgcataaataatatatataattttatacatatataatattatattatctaataattaaataatttaaaattaaaaataaaataatatttaattatataataaaatataattttttatatataaaattatatatattatttatttatatgtataattttattataaattaattccaTCAAATTGAAATGGATTCTGATCCATATAAATGAAGACAAATAACATGTTGCgatttgttaattaattgagCATGGACATGGTCGTGATTTTAACAATTTGATCCAGTAAAGTCTAAAATAAAGTTAGATCAATCCCCATAAAAACaaggttattatatttaattaaataatactttttatataaataatttaataatgttgTATGAATggggaaatttttttcaatgtttatattatttaaggCTTCGGTAACTATTTTTTACCCCGATGAAACACATTCCTACCCTTTTAAGTTTTGgaaagtaaattattaattttaacaataaaaaatatttttgccattttttaaaatatataatagagttAATATCACTTACatttctaataatataaacaagttATTTTCACCTTAACtacattatattttctttttatctttttatttttactttttttcttttcctttctcattTGCTAGTCGTCGAAAACCACCTAGGAGAAGTCTATGTGTAACCCCAACAAGTATGTTTATGTGTATCTTGGTCATTTactattatatgataaataaagttttaaattatgttaagtttaagggaaaaaaaagagaagaacaaTTATTCAACTTGGTCGAATGCCTATTTCAAAATAGTATATCATTTTGAgtattaaataatcttttatggGTTTAAGATTAACCctttcaataaaacacccaTTACAGAGGAGGAATATCTATTTTATGGTAGAGGTTAATGGATAAATGTGGTTTTGAGAGAgaatgatacataatttaagtgaaataattgTTTGAATCGTTCAAtccaaattattaaatatcttcGAAAATCTATACGAAGGAGGCCCACTTTCATATAAAAGCTTAAGAACAAGAATAGACAAGCTATGTTAGTTTCAAGGATCCAAATTGTCTAATTTAAAGATTTCTTTCTATCTTAGGAGAGGTAAGTAGAAAATCTCCATTATCATAAGAGTTTTGAGTTTGAATGAAATACACGTGAACATGATTGTGTTGATGAtaagtttgaaatattttgtaacaaaacattatttaggtcatttattgattaacaaaatcaaattgtaCTATAACCGTAATATTAGAAGGTCGATATCTATTATTAACACTTTCTCATTTAGATAGTCATGATATTTTACTATAGGTCAATCttcgtttatatataaatgattgatgGATTATAGATTGATTACAAAACTATCCACTACCAATATGATGAAGATTCTATTGTTCCAAGTTTCACAagataattaaacttaaatatgactGTCTACTTAAAAGGCTAAAATTGTCCATATTTTTTAGGTTGAACCTCACTTTCTTCCTCTTCAGCAATTAATCTTCTCCCCACTgtttaaaacaacaaaaataacaatcaGTTCTCACCTACTAACAATTACTATCGCATTCCTAAGGACATTATCAGACATAACACTCTCCCAATCAagtaattcaattttaaacttaattactTGTTATACCCTTGATGGCAATAATTCTAATCTCTTAATTACACTAGATACAATGAAGGAGTGGGTTACAGTTACAATTATCCTTccagtaaataaatattaccttagtaatttatcttttattacttaaattaccttgtttagtttatcaataataaaatattacagtaatattctattaccaacgATGATGTAGTCAGTAATATagatagtaatcaaattatcattttttcttaggTGTTAaatattaccaaagtaatcttgattttattataattatattcttatttattaattttttaggataaaaataacctcatttttcaattaatataacaagtaatataaaaaatactatagaataattatacctaaggacatttaagtaaattaatttattattattcttttattacctctaaccaaacataataattatttctatctatttatttttagcaaattttattaaatatagtaataatttatactcagcaatcttctaactaatttatctttaaggtaatttttcaattttagtaataaaatattacccaaaccaaacacttCATTCAAAGAGTCATTGATAACTTAACTTCAGAAGAGATTAAAAAACAAATGGCCCTTGGTACATATCTATAGGGTTGGATGCACATTGATACAGTGATTGAATCGCAAACCTGACACAAAGACAAACTCGAATAAGTTAAACCGAATTTCACGCATACTGCAACCACCACACGTACCTAACTATCAAAATTTACAATGAAACCAAGATTTCAAGTATACTGTGAACACCAAACATACCCAACTGTGTATTAAGCATATTTATAACTAACACATgctaaaattttggttaatccCCATTATGCCTATTGTGTATGGTCTGCATGGAAAATTGTATTCAACCACCACCTTCACTTGTTCCTAGTATGTGTGATGCGCAAACTAGGTTAAAAATCACGTGTATTGCAAAATCCACAATCAATTGTCCTCAGTCACAAAAATCTTGTCATTGCAAATACTCTTCAATCATAATACCTCTTACACATAACGCAAAAACACAATAAACAGTTCAATCTGAACAAAAcgtagtttttaaaaaaaaaaaaaaaaacccattaaaCTCATACTCATGTCATCTCCATTATCAATGCAAACTAAGCATGTCCATTGAGCCTATTGAAGCAGACCAGACGTGTTCAAGCCTgagcttgaaattttttttaggcCTGGGCTTTGAGCTTACCCATTTGGTCCTCAAGTCTTCTTTTAGGTCTGGGTCACTAAAATTTATCAGGGTTGGAGCTTATTTTGGGTATGCCCttataagtttgaaaaccttACAAGTATACTTTTACAATCCTCTCTCTAGATTTAAAAACCTAACAAATACCCAACATTTAAAAGGAATAAAAGTGATTTGACCCATGAAGTGAATAATGATTGTCAATCCAAAACATGAAAGTGAATGAATAACGAAACATTTAAAAGgaacaaaatgaataaaagtGAAATCTACCCTGAAATGAATAATTGCTACAATCTATATGGGTGTTCAACAGATGGAACTACTAGgaaaatagaaacaaaaaagtACACTTCAGTCTTTAAAATGATGGAAGTTTGCCAAATGTTACTGacatattgtatatatttcAACCAGCTAACAGAAAAGCTCTGGACATAAGAGTTAGTCGATCTACTTCATATTAgctattcaatattttttatatccatAACCAACAGCTCGAGCGGACCAGAGAAAGCAAAAGATAGTCAATCAAATTGGAGCTTCGGTCATCACAATAATGAAATTTTGTAAGAACTAGTAGCCCCATGAAAGTGAATGTCATCACACATTAACATTTTGATCACTGATGATTTCAACAAACAATCGTCATCCACGGCCTAGAAAAAGCTATCTGCTTCACCAAGTTCATAAAAGATAGCATCACTTAACAAAAACTGCTCAAGCACCATTAACAAACAGCTTCATGAGTcagtaaaaatttaaacttatcttCATATGGTTAAATCTGAAATGTGGCCTATATGTACATAAAACCAGCATAACACCCCCAACAATTCCTTCTAGGACCTTCAAAGAATGAAGACAGAACAGTTTAATACCTAAAATTCCTATTGAGACCTTCAAAGAGTGAAGGCTTCAGAATGTCCCTGCTTCTCACAGAGCCTTCAGCAACAATGTTGACCGCTAAAGTAAATCTCCCTGGGCAGAGCCCGGTCGATCCTATCTTCATCGTCAATTTCAAAAAGAATAGCGATATGTATACAAAAAACGAATATAAACTTGTGCAAACACAAGCACAAACCATGTAATGGAGGATTATTTGAACATAATTGCACCATGTGATACGTCATCGATTGTATACAGGTTTTATGTTCATTGTTTGtgtacataatttattattttaaaaaacaaaaacaagatatCATCATGGGATGACCAATGTCTAAAGAGCTAATAATGATCATCAGAAGATGATCAATCTCACTGCAGGGCCCAATCTAGTTTGTCCGGTTTCTGGCCACTGCTGTTTCCGAAATCTGATTGCTGGGGAATTAGAGTAATCACCGCATTGACATTAATGTACGAACCCTTTTCTCCCTCTCAGCTTTCCTAGCACTTGGGGTCCTCTTCTGTTTATTCAATTCCTCCTTTATGACTTTTTCAACTTTGTCAATTGAATTCAATAATTTCTGCTGAGGTGTTACAGACTCTAACTCTCCACCAGCTTGATTTGTGATATCAAGCAAAATCTTAGGCACTTTACTAACAGAGGGTGGATTTGGGGACAACACTGAAGTATCGTGCTCTAGCTGAGCACCTGACAGTGGCCTAAGTCGGTCAACTACCCTTTGATCCTGTGACATTGGACTTTCCAGGCCTTCAACTTCTCCCAAGCCAGCTCTTCTCCTTTCAATCGCCTAGAGAAAGCCAGAGTtagaaatatgtatatatggaGTTAGAAAGCCCAAACAAGGAAAAATGAATTACAACAATgaactgcaaaaaaaaaaaaaaatctttgagtCGAGTTAGGGCCCTTGATACTCTGACTAGAGCATTGATGAATATACACAATCGCTGTAAGGCACTTCAAACAGATTGTCTGATGAGTGTCATTGGTTGAAcgcttaaattaaaaaaatgcagaACACCCAACAGGAATGCATTTCACCAGATTATTTCATAAGAAAATGTATCAAATGTCCAAAAACTTACATACTATAGAAGTCAAGATTCAGTTCAAATCAGAGCAACCTAACCAAGATGACAAGCATGCCAACTAACACTAATAGAAACGAAATTAAATGTCTAGTAagagaataaagaaaataagaaaattacccTCACAACAGCGGTAATATCCCTCAAATGTCTAGTAagagaataaagaaaataagaaaattacccTCACAACAGCGGTAATATCCCTCAGAGGCGTCCTCGGGTACCAAGCAGGCAACGCAAAAGATCCTCTACGAGTACTTCCTGTCGGCGCATTCTCTCTTCCCATTAGTCCACGTGTCGCCGATGTAAATCCGTACACATTTCTTCTTCTATGCCCGAAAGCGCTTCTCGGGGTCCCCAAACCACCACCTATCGATTGTCCACGTGCCGCCGTTGTATTGGCCAGTCGAGTGACTGCAGATTCCAATTGATCTGAACTCTGTTCTGGTTCGTCTCTGAGGATTCCGAGAGTTCCAGACCTTTTTTGAGCAAAGACGGTCGCAATATCAACTGGCCTCACAAATCTGTCACGTGACTCCGGCATTTTTTCCCTTGTTTCGTATTTCTTCTGAAAACTTTAAGAAACAAGATctactgaaaaaatatatatatataaaaaataaaaaactccaATAAAGTGAAGATATTAGGATTCCAAACATTATTCttgcaataaattaaaaattctctgaattctaaaaataaataaactctcATTTTctggaaatgaaaattttctcgagaaaatgagaatttttcTAGGAGCCAAACAGAGATTTTACTTACCTTGAAGGGGACAAATGCAAAACTGGTGTTCTGAAGAGGCTAGGGTTGGGGTGAATCAGTGCTGTGcatcacaaaataaataaaaagagagcGGTTTTACATGCGGTAAAGAGAGAAGTGAATTtggcaaaattttcaaatgaaaaacatAAGCGGTTCTAACTAAGATCTTTAGCAGGTGCGGCGATCTTTCAAATTTCGAATTTTGCTAACGGCGGGCGTTCTAGAAGGGCATAATGACTTGTTTACCCCTTATGGCATGAATGCTAAGTTTCTACTAAGGATTGCAacagagagagacagagagggATCTCGATTCTCATTCCCATTACAAAGATAACAAagattttttattccttttctgTAAAGGAAAATCTTCTtttcattctaataaaaaaatcttttcttcgtatcttttaaatataacataaatgtattaaataataaataagcaaattcattatgattataataattgtcTAACATTAAATTagtgttttttattatcaagGAATCATCATCCTCAAttcaacaattataattaaaatgtaactATATTCTTACCATGTTAAAACCATTAACTATTacactattttaaaattatgtaactCTAACTTTTGAACTTATATAACTTATATCGtcagttatattattattattattattattttagaacaTTTACAAGGAATGTGTTTGTTTTCATTAGTTAAATGAGTCTAAAAGATTATCAGTGGAATTCTAGGATTTTTTTAGAGATAACCACCTTTTGGTTTTAACAGTCAAGTGATAaggatattttcatattaaaaaaatacgggGTGCTTGGATACTTGTCTAAGTTTGCATGTCCACGCAATTTGGGTAATACGTGTATGATCAAGTCAATACATGTGGAGGTTTTTGGATGTGAAATCAccactttatatttaatgtgaTACATGTTATTTGATCAACTTAATTACTTTGTATTTAATACgtcatcaaaacaatataacCGTTTTGTATTAAATGCAACATAGTCTACCTATTTGGAATGATGATGATTATGCTAACTCTAAACCCTATTTTGACAACTTGAGTGCTTATTTGGTGATGGACACAAAGTTATAATGGAACGACTTAAATCTCTTTaaccaaaaaacttatttcGACCCAAGATTAAGTGCATCTCAAAACTTTcttttgttaagttttaaaaactcaaataccaaTCCGtaaactattaaagttaacaaaatcagttaatttaattataaattattaatttaccctttttaaaatttatgaatatatacccatagaagataaaaatttgatggagtttataatttagaaaaaatgatatttcccccTTGTTCTTGGGTTTcatcttttttcaaaatttttatcttcaatCGCCCTTCAAAGTTTAGAAATAACACACCTGCACCTTTGtctttcatcattttctctcttcatctcCAACCAATGAAGAAAACTAAGGAAAAACAACTCTATCTTACCAACTCAGATAACTGATGAAGAGAAATGGTGTTGctagcaaaaaataaaaaaagccaAGCCAACCAAAAACCCAATCGATTTGTGCAATTCATCTTTGATGGAGTTGATTCAATAGAAAATGAGGAACCAATTGTGTGATTTGTCTTTTTTGGAGCCAATTTGACGAAAAACCCTGACGAAAGCTTTGATTCGATGAATCTAAGCTTTGTCTTTTGTCTACTTTTTGATTTCGTTGGTGTTTTTCATCGTTGGATCTTTGTCTTCCATTGActttttcatctatctcatcatcattTTCGTACCCCGTCAATTCGCAATTGGAGTCCAATCACTAGAGATGTAAgaaaaaatgcaaaccctagggaaatatgtaacttttcaaaacttaattttgaaggaaattgttaatttttcaaaccaaagaaggaaaattatataaatttcatatttttttaatattattagttaaataataattttatccctataacTAACTAATtctattaactttaacaacTAATGGattgatatttgagttttcaaaacttaacaaaCGAGAGTTTGGGGATAcactaaactttggatgggaataagttttttggccaatCTTTTCTCACTTGAAGAAAATTCACCCTCTTCGTTACTTCGAGACAGGAATTCTATATTCTTGTCATACAAAACATGCGTTTAGGTAGTATAGGTTATCGACACACTCCTAACATGACTTATACAAACTTTTGGTGGCGTGTCAAGTCATTGGGATGCACCACCAGATGTTTGCAAGCTGATAGCTAGGCATTTTGCATTGAAGATGTCGACACCACTAGATGAGTTTTGCATAGATGAAGAATTGGAGGTGAAAAGATTTATTTgtcatgaaaaattattgaatggAGGAGTTTTGCATTGAAGAATTTgttttaagggtttttggtaaatTACTTTCATGCCTTTTCACAATTAAAGTTAGTAGATATAAATTGGGTAACTGGTGAAAAAAGTGTTGTTAATAAAAGATGAGGGTGGGAGAGTtcgtttttaaagtttgagataAGAACTTGTTAATAATATGAACTATGGATGGGACATAGTTATTCTGCCTATAAATTAGTccagtttaaaatatttttaccttaTGGGCTGCACTAAGGTATCAATTGTTagatatttcaattattaagGAATGAGACTGACCCTTGTTCAATCATGCAAAAGGTATTGAACATGTTAAGAAATGAAGAAACCATTAGACAGTTGACATTTGTTTGTGGActaataaaattcaattcaagctGAGTAtgagaatacaataaaaaaatgcattcctattttgaatacataaatatatatatacttatgtaTGTCATTacgtgattgaatgttattttatctttattttaaaatcattcaatcgtTAAATCATACATATCAAATGTATATCTATCTGTGTACTCAAAAAatggataaatataattttattgataaataaaacttCTGTCATTGAATGAAGAGAAAGAACTATGAACATTGTACAAAAGCAAGCATAAATGAATAGAATTTCCATGCAACTCTATAACAGTAAGTCATTACCAAATGTGGGAAGTGGGAACAATGtctaaactctaaaattcaAACTTCATATTTATAATCCTACATTCCTCCACAAACACAGAAATGAGGCTGTTAGAGCTGATGTAATTTTACTCATCATAAACAAAACAATTCAATAAACACTTTTCCACATGATATATGATTCTGTTTCTgttgaaaacaattaaaagccctaaattaacaaaatctttccaagtgaaaaaatttaaaggaaaaaaaaaaggaagttcTAAATTATTAGGACGGGCAGCAGCCTCTCCCTGCTGAATTCTGCTCCTGGGTAGGAACAATAATCCTAGTTCC
The genomic region above belongs to Mangifera indica cultivar Alphonso chromosome 15, CATAS_Mindica_2.1, whole genome shotgun sequence and contains:
- the LOC123197629 gene encoding protein POLYCHOME-like, yielding MPESRDRFVRPVDIATVFAQKRSGTLGILRDEPEQSSDQLESAVTRLANTTAARGQSIGGGLGTPRSAFGHRRRNVYGFTSATRGLMGRENAPTGSTRRGSFALPAWYPRTPLRDITAVVRAIERRRAGLGEVEGLESPMSQDQRVVDRLRPLSGAQLEHDTSVLSPNPPSVSKVPKILLDITNQAGGELESVTPQQKLLNSIDKVEKVIKEELNKQKRTPSARKAEREKRVRTLMSMR